The Thermocrinis ruber genome has a window encoding:
- a CDS encoding bacterio-opsin activator: MALELEEHVEALTLRVFLKSLELLGGTQKLVQTRATSWLSSLLLASYTVVLKEEYLKSEQEIAQRLRITPQTVKNILRSEPLVDNLEELFESEGKDLNIHTAGGIAKLAYRLVKDQKDHTGLCLEFSRRTAGALDIAWAKILLRRLEEKDFPVQSAQHLKEKLGKVWLSGRSVQEVLEELDYPIHTPIELIEKIKENLRMYGLE; this comes from the coding sequence ATGGCTCTCGAGCTGGAAGAGCACGTTGAAGCTTTAACTCTTAGAGTTTTTCTCAAGTCCCTTGAGCTGTTAGGTGGTACGCAAAAGTTGGTCCAAACACGGGCAACCAGTTGGCTATCGTCCCTGCTTCTGGCTTCTTACACTGTAGTGCTGAAGGAAGAATACCTCAAATCCGAGCAGGAGATCGCCCAAAGGCTAAGAATAACCCCTCAAACGGTAAAAAACATCCTCCGGTCTGAGCCTTTGGTTGATAATTTAGAGGAACTTTTTGAAAGTGAGGGTAAAGACCTTAACATACATACCGCCGGTGGCATAGCCAAGCTCGCTTACAGATTAGTAAAAGACCAAAAGGACCATACAGGTCTTTGCTTGGAGTTCTCACGGAGAACTGCAGGAGCCTTGGATATAGCCTGGGCTAAAATCCTCCTTAGAAGGCTTGAGGAGAAAGATTTTCCCGTTCAATCTGCACAACATCTAAAGGAGAAGCTTGGAAAGGTTTGGCTAAGTGGTAGGTCTGTCCAAGAAGTCCTTGAAGAACTTGATTATCCCATCCATACACCCATTGAGCTCATAGAAAAGATAAAAGAAAACCTGCGTATGTATGGCCTTGAATGA
- a CDS encoding HU family DNA-binding protein, with translation MTKRDIIQRCHEKYPDFSKSLTEKVLNFILKEIALSLSRGEKVKLSGFGTWSVKKTGKKVGVKFKPSKKLLYYLNTPNLDAKINR, from the coding sequence ATGACTAAAAGGGATATAATTCAAAGGTGTCACGAGAAGTACCCTGATTTTTCCAAGTCTTTGACCGAGAAGGTATTGAACTTTATCCTTAAGGAAATTGCCCTGAGCTTAAGTAGAGGTGAGAAGGTTAAGCTCTCTGGCTTTGGTACGTGGAGTGTAAAAAAGACAGGTAAGAAGGTTGGCGTTAAGTTCAAGCCCAGCAAAAAGCTTCTGTACTATTTGAACACCCCCAACTTAGATGCTAAAATTAATAGATAA
- a CDS encoding S1 RNA-binding domain-containing protein, which translates to MGEMERFENLLEEKLVPNRILRKGEVVRGRIVKIDDRTAYIDVGYKVEAIMPREELPPQTKEGDEIKGILVKFSGGVPVLSFQRYLKERLYGFLKSAQEKGKFVEGRVEEILDDAYVVNISGLKAILPKSEARQGLRKNSRVVAKIKELSDTKEGLKIVLSEKDFIELIKKRKKERILKQLKVGDVIEGRVIKIDPEKGVTLLIKNALRAFLPKEELSWGRDKNPYNYTEVGERLKVKVKRIPKDGEFIFVSLRELKPNPWEKAKEVISKGKVMSGKVVDITEKGVIVELFEGLEGFVPKDEVSYDGSMPKKWENVNVKVLEFNPRAQKLILSIKETLPKPWEEYIKNHPVGSKVKGIVQRFEKASAIIDLGDVKGIIHRSDLSWGRPKRVEEVLTIGEEREFVVLGLEGKFVKLGLKQLQENPWELFLKKYKVGDRVKLKVVSVHPFGAFLEFPEGVEGLLPVSEMDNAKDIKVGDEVEVRIIDIVPHSKVTLSAKEETKVEDIVSEGGESGFTLGELLKKKMKL; encoded by the coding sequence ATGGGTGAAATGGAAAGGTTTGAAAACCTATTAGAAGAAAAGCTTGTGCCAAACAGAATTTTAAGGAAAGGGGAGGTGGTAAGGGGAAGGATCGTCAAAATAGACGATAGGACCGCGTACATTGATGTGGGCTATAAGGTAGAGGCAATAATGCCCAGGGAAGAACTGCCGCCACAAACCAAGGAGGGGGACGAAATAAAGGGCATCTTGGTTAAATTTTCAGGTGGTGTGCCCGTTCTGTCTTTCCAAAGGTATCTCAAGGAGAGGCTCTACGGCTTTCTAAAGTCTGCCCAAGAAAAAGGTAAGTTCGTAGAGGGTAGAGTAGAGGAGATTTTGGATGACGCGTATGTGGTTAATATCAGTGGTCTAAAGGCAATCCTACCTAAATCTGAAGCCCGACAAGGACTGAGAAAGAATTCAAGAGTAGTAGCAAAGATAAAGGAACTTTCAGACACAAAGGAAGGTCTAAAGATCGTTCTAAGTGAAAAGGATTTTATAGAGCTGATCAAAAAGAGAAAGAAGGAGAGAATCCTCAAGCAGTTAAAGGTGGGAGATGTAATAGAGGGTAGAGTTATCAAAATAGACCCAGAGAAAGGGGTTACACTGCTGATAAAGAATGCGCTAAGGGCATTCTTGCCAAAGGAAGAACTCTCTTGGGGTAGAGACAAAAATCCCTACAATTACACGGAGGTAGGCGAGAGGCTCAAGGTCAAGGTTAAAAGAATACCCAAAGACGGTGAGTTTATCTTTGTGAGCCTTAGGGAGCTAAAGCCCAACCCATGGGAGAAGGCAAAGGAAGTTATAAGCAAAGGCAAGGTTATGTCCGGCAAGGTGGTGGATATAACAGAAAAGGGAGTTATAGTGGAACTCTTTGAAGGTTTGGAGGGTTTTGTGCCGAAGGACGAGGTTTCATATGATGGCAGTATGCCAAAGAAGTGGGAAAATGTTAACGTAAAGGTTCTTGAGTTTAACCCAAGAGCCCAAAAGCTCATTCTTAGTATAAAGGAAACACTTCCAAAGCCTTGGGAGGAGTATATCAAAAATCATCCTGTGGGAAGCAAAGTTAAAGGAATTGTCCAAAGGTTTGAAAAAGCGTCAGCTATAATAGATTTGGGCGATGTAAAGGGAATCATTCACAGGAGCGACCTCTCTTGGGGAAGACCCAAAAGGGTAGAAGAGGTTCTCACAATAGGAGAAGAGAGGGAGTTTGTGGTCCTTGGTCTGGAGGGTAAATTTGTAAAGCTTGGGCTAAAGCAACTGCAAGAGAATCCTTGGGAGCTCTTTCTCAAGAAGTATAAGGTGGGAGATAGGGTTAAACTAAAGGTAGTTTCTGTGCATCCCTTTGGAGCATTTTTGGAGTTTCCTGAAGGAGTAGAAGGGTTGTTGCCTGTTTCTGAAATGGATAACGCAAAGGACATAAAGGTCGGAGATGAAGTTGAGGTACGCATCATTGATATAGTTCCACACTCAAAGGTAACTCTAAGTGCAAAGGAAGAAACCAAGGTAGAGGACATAGTCAGCGAAGGAGGAGAGAGCGGTTTTACTCTGGGAGAACTTCTGAAGAAGAAGATGAAGCTGTAA
- a CDS encoding UbiA-like polyprenyltransferase yields the protein MRLKAYAELTKFEHTIFALPFLLAGIVLLVEDFPSLWKLFWVFVAFVSARTLGMSLNRLIDLPIDQLNPRTKDWVHARGELSQEDIKKLVFLSGGIFLLACLMINLLTFLLAPLVVFLLWFYPYAKRITYYPHLVLGLVYFLIPLAVDVAFNESISKTALLLGVGMAFWVAGFDVLYALQDYEFDRTHNLKSIPVKYGIGGAIKISRLFHAITFLSLLALLFVLDFLGPIYILGLLVLGLFLVYEHSLIKENDLSKINKAFFTVNGYVSVVYFLTVLLDRLI from the coding sequence ATGAGGCTAAAGGCTTACGCAGAGCTTACAAAGTTTGAACACACCATCTTCGCCCTTCCCTTCTTGCTGGCGGGAATAGTCCTGTTGGTTGAGGATTTCCCATCCCTTTGGAAGCTCTTTTGGGTGTTTGTTGCATTCGTGTCCGCAAGGACATTGGGTATGTCCCTCAACAGGCTCATTGACCTTCCCATAGACCAGCTAAACCCAAGAACAAAGGATTGGGTTCACGCAAGGGGTGAGCTCTCTCAAGAGGATATAAAAAAACTCGTTTTTCTCTCCGGCGGCATCTTCCTCCTTGCCTGCCTTATGATAAACTTGCTTACCTTCCTGTTGGCTCCTTTGGTGGTTTTTCTCCTTTGGTTTTATCCTTATGCCAAGCGGATCACCTACTATCCACACCTGGTGCTCGGCTTGGTTTACTTTTTGATCCCCCTTGCGGTGGATGTTGCCTTTAATGAAAGCATATCAAAAACCGCCCTGCTTTTGGGTGTGGGTATGGCTTTCTGGGTAGCGGGGTTTGATGTGCTGTATGCACTTCAAGACTATGAGTTTGACAGGACGCACAATCTAAAATCCATCCCAGTAAAGTATGGCATTGGGGGAGCCATAAAGATCTCCAGGCTCTTTCATGCTATAACCTTTCTTTCCCTCTTAGCCTTACTCTTTGTGTTGGATTTCTTAGGTCCCATTTACATTTTGGGGCTTCTGGTACTCGGTCTATTTCTTGTGTATGAACACAGCCTAATAAAGGAGAACGACCTTTCTAAGATAAACAAAGCATTCTTTACAGTAAACGGGTATGTGAGCGTAGTGTACTTTCTTACCGTTCTTTTGGATAGGTTGATTTGA
- a CDS encoding archease codes for MSFYEIIDDITADAGIRVRAKSLEELFCKAILATFNEITDIEKVSKDKKVELEVQGELPYLLADVINQLLVLHEKEKLIISHCERVEFKEDGVKLMLKGGTFDPERHPSKLVIKAATYHRLKVEKLEDDYLAEVIFDI; via the coding sequence ATGAGCTTTTATGAAATCATAGATGACATCACCGCAGACGCAGGTATAAGGGTAAGGGCAAAGAGCTTGGAGGAACTATTCTGCAAAGCCATCCTTGCTACCTTTAACGAGATCACAGACATAGAAAAGGTTAGCAAAGACAAAAAAGTAGAGTTGGAGGTTCAAGGAGAACTACCCTACCTCTTGGCAGATGTCATAAACCAGCTTTTGGTCTTGCACGAAAAGGAAAAATTGATAATAAGCCACTGTGAAAGGGTGGAGTTTAAAGAGGATGGTGTTAAACTGATGCTAAAGGGCGGTACCTTTGATCCAGAAAGGCACCCCTCAAAGCTTGTCATAAAGGCAGCCACCTATCACAGGCTCAAGGTGGAAAAGTTAGAAGACGATTATTTGGCGGAGGTTATATTTGATATATGA
- the dapB gene encoding 4-hydroxy-tetrahydrodipicolinate reductase, with product MTKLILCGALGRMGRAILKTSLEYSDLQVVAGVEHPDCVRGQSLGEAVGMEEFKFAPLTSNLEDVLPLGDVVVDFTGNTLSALAHAKLSAYAGKGVVIGTTGFSPQQVEELKELSAYAPILLSPNMSLGVNLLFRLAEIAVKALKDKGFDVEILEIHHRFKKDAPSGTALKLLEIVANALGKDPSQVGKFGREGIDPKGEEIGVMSLRGGDVVGEHTLYLLGFGERIELTHRAVSRDIFAKGTLEACRWIKGKPPGFYSMFDVLGI from the coding sequence ATGACCAAGCTGATCTTGTGCGGAGCCCTCGGCAGAATGGGCAGGGCGATCCTAAAGACCTCCCTTGAGTATTCAGACCTGCAGGTAGTTGCAGGCGTTGAGCACCCCGACTGCGTCAGAGGGCAAAGCTTAGGAGAAGCGGTGGGTATGGAAGAGTTCAAGTTTGCACCGCTCACCTCTAACTTGGAGGACGTTTTACCCCTTGGAGATGTGGTGGTGGATTTTACGGGGAATACTCTGTCTGCTTTAGCCCATGCCAAGCTGTCTGCCTATGCGGGTAAAGGAGTGGTCATAGGTACCACGGGCTTTAGCCCACAGCAGGTGGAGGAACTAAAGGAGCTTTCAGCGTATGCCCCCATTCTTCTCTCTCCCAACATGAGCTTGGGAGTCAATCTTCTCTTTAGGTTGGCAGAGATAGCGGTTAAAGCCCTAAAGGACAAGGGTTTTGACGTGGAAATTTTAGAGATCCACCACCGATTTAAAAAGGATGCACCAAGTGGAACCGCCCTAAAGCTTCTGGAGATAGTAGCTAACGCCTTGGGCAAAGACCCCTCACAGGTGGGAAAGTTTGGAAGGGAGGGAATAGACCCAAAGGGCGAGGAGATAGGCGTCATGTCTCTGAGGGGTGGAGATGTAGTGGGAGAGCATACTCTATATCTTTTGGGCTTTGGAGAGAGGATAGAGCTTACCCACAGGGCAGTCTCCAGAGACATCTTTGCCAAGGGCACCTTAGAAGCTTGCCGGTGGATCAAAGGAAAACCACCCGGCTTTTACAGCATGTTTGATGTGCTTGGGATATGA
- the thrS gene encoding threonine--tRNA ligase, which yields MLRVVLNGKEYEVEEGKKLGDFFKEVGIEGALGAKLGGKIIDLQTPIRESGELVPIYKGDPESLEIMRHSLSHIMAQALKEIYGKEVVHLGVGPTTEEGFYYDVEVEGTRIREEDLPKIEQKMKEIIERNYPILRRELDRDSAIRLFEQLKEHYKLDIIKRIDPHDVISVYEQGDFIDLCRGPHVPSTGMVGAFKLTHIAGAYWQGDPSKPMLQRIYGIAYWDTKELEERLKFYEEVKKRDHRKLGAELEMFIIDEDIGGGLVLWLPKGGIYRKVLEDFWKEEHLKRGYQLVYTPHVGKAKLWQTSGHLEYYRQNMYPPMEMEQEEYFVKPMNCPFHVAIYKSKVRSYKELPLKLAELGTVYRYELSGVLHGLMRVRGFTQDDAHIICTPEQVEDVILETLDFAVQMLKTFGFEDFKVYISTRPPLYIGSEEQWEKAENALKKAVEALNLSYEIDEGGGAFYGPKIDVKIKDAIGRFWQCSTIQFDFNLPERFDMEYVGPDNKRHRPYMIHRAIFGSIERFTGVLLEHYAGLLPFWLAPVQARVIPVSEKHIPYATELKNFLTERHFRVEVDDRKERLSAKIRTAELQKVPYILVVGDREVESKTVSVRSKKEGDLGTKTWEELVEFFTELVQKKVC from the coding sequence ATGCTTAGGGTAGTTCTAAACGGTAAAGAGTACGAAGTGGAAGAGGGAAAAAAGCTTGGAGATTTCTTTAAAGAGGTGGGAATAGAGGGCGCCCTTGGCGCCAAACTGGGCGGTAAAATAATTGACCTTCAGACACCCATAAGGGAGTCTGGAGAGCTCGTGCCTATATACAAGGGGGACCCAGAGAGCTTGGAGATCATGCGCCACTCCCTTTCTCACATAATGGCTCAAGCCCTAAAGGAGATATACGGTAAGGAGGTAGTCCATCTTGGAGTGGGACCCACCACGGAGGAAGGTTTCTATTACGACGTGGAGGTGGAAGGAACAAGGATAAGAGAGGAGGACCTTCCTAAGATAGAACAGAAGATGAAGGAGATCATAGAGAGAAACTATCCTATTCTGAGGAGGGAGCTGGACAGGGATTCTGCCATTAGGCTCTTTGAACAGTTAAAGGAACATTACAAGCTTGACATAATTAAGCGCATAGACCCTCACGATGTTATATCCGTCTATGAGCAGGGGGACTTTATAGACCTTTGCAGGGGTCCCCATGTACCATCCACTGGTATGGTGGGTGCCTTTAAGCTAACTCACATAGCTGGAGCCTACTGGCAAGGAGACCCTTCCAAGCCTATGCTTCAAAGAATTTACGGCATAGCCTACTGGGACACAAAGGAGCTTGAAGAGAGGCTGAAGTTCTACGAAGAGGTAAAGAAAAGGGACCACAGAAAACTGGGCGCAGAGTTGGAGATGTTCATCATAGACGAAGACATAGGGGGAGGTTTGGTGCTCTGGCTTCCAAAGGGCGGAATATACAGAAAAGTTTTGGAGGACTTTTGGAAGGAAGAACACTTAAAGAGGGGCTATCAACTGGTTTATACACCCCATGTGGGGAAGGCAAAACTATGGCAAACCAGCGGACACCTGGAGTACTACCGTCAGAACATGTATCCACCCATGGAGATGGAGCAGGAGGAATACTTTGTCAAACCTATGAACTGTCCTTTCCATGTGGCCATCTACAAGAGCAAGGTAAGGAGCTACAAAGAGCTTCCTCTGAAGTTGGCAGAGCTTGGCACTGTTTATAGATACGAGCTATCCGGAGTTCTGCATGGACTAATGAGGGTGAGGGGCTTTACCCAAGATGACGCCCACATAATATGCACACCCGAGCAGGTGGAAGATGTTATCCTTGAAACCTTGGACTTTGCAGTGCAGATGTTAAAAACCTTCGGCTTTGAGGACTTCAAGGTTTACATATCCACAAGACCACCCCTTTACATCGGCTCCGAAGAGCAGTGGGAAAAAGCGGAGAATGCCCTCAAAAAGGCGGTAGAAGCTCTAAACTTAAGCTACGAGATAGACGAAGGTGGTGGTGCCTTTTACGGTCCAAAGATAGACGTAAAGATCAAGGATGCCATAGGTAGGTTCTGGCAGTGTTCTACCATTCAGTTTGACTTTAATTTGCCAGAGCGCTTTGACATGGAGTACGTAGGTCCAGACAACAAAAGACACAGACCATACATGATCCACCGGGCGATCTTTGGGTCAATAGAAAGGTTCACCGGTGTTCTTTTGGAACACTATGCGGGGCTCTTACCCTTCTGGCTCGCACCCGTCCAAGCAAGGGTGATCCCAGTTTCTGAAAAACATATACCTTACGCAACCGAGCTTAAGAATTTCCTAACAGAAAGGCACTTCAGAGTGGAAGTGGATGACAGAAAGGAACGACTCTCCGCCAAAATAAGGACTGCGGAGTTGCAAAAGGTCCCTTACATCCTTGTGGTGGGAGATAGAGAAGTGGAAAGCAAAACCGTCTCCGTTAGGTCCAAAAAGGAAGGAGATTTAGGAACTAAAACTTGGGAAGAGCTGGTGGAATTTTTCACAGAACTTGTTCAAAAGAAAGTGTGTTAA
- a CDS encoding heterodisulfide reductase-related iron-sulfur binding cluster gives MDIGGTKDFEFNIKDPKFLDEQALWEEAKRVYSKCKDCRMCVTYCPSFPALFDAVDRHDDDVEKLSKEELALPLELCFHCKQCYFKCPYTPPHEWRIDFPHLSLRYKVWKFKNKGAKLTDRLMVNTDLVGKLSVPFAGIVNKLNNTKPVRVILENFMGIDRRAKLPPINSQTLVDWYKENRKPVKGENGKVVLFSTCLFNYNYLEKGIALLRVLEKNDLWVEIPEVQCCGIPFFDVGDIDTAIEKAKHNVKVLKSYVSAGYDIVVPVPTCALQIKYEYPLLLPDDPDVKLISEKVFDVHEYLWKLKEKGRLNQDFRVSMGNIAYHIPCHLKSLNVGYKAAALMRLIPNTKVRLIERCSGHDGTFGVKKQTFDMAYKVGSKLFEEIISAKADLVVSDCPLASNQIEMATGIKVLHPIEVLYRAYNF, from the coding sequence ATGGACATAGGTGGCACGAAGGATTTTGAGTTCAACATCAAGGACCCGAAGTTTCTGGACGAGCAAGCCCTCTGGGAGGAGGCAAAAAGAGTATATTCAAAGTGTAAGGATTGTAGGATGTGCGTTACCTACTGTCCCTCTTTCCCTGCCCTGTTTGATGCGGTGGACCGGCACGATGATGATGTAGAAAAGCTGAGTAAAGAGGAGTTAGCCCTTCCTTTGGAACTGTGCTTTCACTGTAAGCAGTGCTATTTTAAGTGCCCTTACACTCCGCCCCACGAGTGGCGCATAGACTTCCCTCACCTTTCTTTGAGGTATAAGGTGTGGAAGTTCAAAAACAAAGGAGCCAAGCTAACAGACAGACTTATGGTAAATACAGATTTAGTGGGCAAGCTTTCGGTACCCTTTGCTGGCATAGTAAACAAGCTAAACAACACAAAGCCTGTAAGGGTGATCCTAGAGAACTTTATGGGCATAGACAGGAGGGCAAAACTGCCACCCATAAACTCTCAAACTTTGGTGGATTGGTATAAAGAAAATAGAAAACCCGTCAAAGGCGAAAACGGAAAGGTTGTCCTCTTTAGCACCTGTCTTTTTAACTATAACTACTTGGAAAAGGGCATAGCACTGCTACGAGTATTAGAAAAGAACGACCTTTGGGTGGAAATTCCAGAGGTTCAATGCTGTGGCATTCCCTTCTTTGATGTGGGAGATATAGACACGGCCATAGAAAAGGCAAAGCACAACGTCAAGGTTCTAAAGTCCTACGTATCTGCAGGTTATGATATAGTAGTGCCTGTTCCCACCTGTGCCCTGCAGATAAAGTACGAGTATCCGTTGCTCTTGCCCGATGACCCCGACGTCAAGCTGATTTCCGAAAAGGTTTTTGATGTGCATGAGTATCTTTGGAAGCTAAAGGAAAAGGGAAGACTAAACCAAGACTTTAGGGTCTCCATGGGCAACATAGCCTACCACATACCCTGTCACCTCAAATCCCTGAACGTGGGCTACAAGGCTGCGGCGCTTATGAGGTTAATCCCCAACACCAAGGTTAGGCTCATTGAAAGATGCTCTGGACACGATGGCACCTTTGGTGTAAAAAAGCAGACCTTTGACATGGCATACAAGGTAGGTTCCAAGCTCTTTGAGGAAATAATCAGTGCAAAGGCAGACCTTGTGGTATCCGATTGCCCCCTTGCCAGCAACCAAATAGAGATGGCAACGGGCATAAAGGTATTGCACCCTATAGAAGTTTTGTACAGGGCTTATAATTTTTGA
- a CDS encoding peroxiredoxin, whose protein sequence is MKAFLIKLLTLLGFVEAGNLIQEGQPAYNFNLLNEEGKPVQLSQYRGKWVVLYFYPKADTPGCTTQGKEYSRLYDKFLSNNAVVFGVSTDDVPTIKRFKEKYNFRHSLLSDPKGEVAKAYGVKLFFGMCSRDTVLINPEGKVEKIYRGVDPKGDPNQVLSYITSKAKNY, encoded by the coding sequence ATGAAGGCATTTCTTATAAAACTCCTCACCCTTTTGGGTTTTGTGGAAGCTGGGAACCTAATTCAGGAGGGACAGCCTGCATACAACTTTAATCTCTTAAACGAAGAGGGCAAACCGGTTCAGCTTTCCCAATACAGAGGTAAATGGGTGGTGCTTTACTTTTACCCAAAGGCAGATACTCCCGGATGCACCACGCAGGGCAAAGAGTATTCAAGACTCTATGACAAGTTCCTTTCCAATAACGCAGTAGTGTTTGGCGTAAGCACCGACGACGTGCCCACTATAAAGAGGTTCAAAGAAAAATACAACTTTAGACATAGCTTACTTTCGGACCCAAAAGGCGAAGTAGCCAAAGCTTACGGAGTTAAGCTGTTTTTTGGCATGTGCTCAAGGGATACAGTTTTAATAAACCCGGAGGGAAAGGTGGAGAAAATCTATAGAGGCGTGGACCCAAAGGGAGACCCCAACCAAGTGCTCAGCTACATTACATCAAAGGCTAAAAACTATTGA
- the yaaA gene encoding peroxide stress protein YaaA: MIYQRLKMTREDVKITFVRFILPWSKRQSKIKLREKYPVGLEVYPFEELNTKRIEVINCLGINMDEPLPLWRRLKGRFWESLEFWVLPPPVQEFIVESSVVLSPLFGMLKVDTPIPYAEHSWEDSCQGSKLKDWWKESLKQISKELFKDQVVVPLVGRQEEGLLDLGTAHKIVRFFFYKKGQRVINPQPHRAYLLRYIAEKRLSLEELSKINFYDYRVKDIEEKGRLIRVIVEGQGAYI; the protein is encoded by the coding sequence ATGATTTATCAAAGGCTAAAAATGACAAGAGAGGATGTTAAAATAACTTTTGTGCGGTTTATCCTTCCTTGGTCCAAAAGACAATCAAAGATAAAGCTTAGGGAAAAATACCCTGTTGGCTTAGAGGTTTACCCCTTCGAAGAGCTCAATACCAAAAGGATAGAGGTTATAAACTGCCTTGGCATTAACATGGATGAGCCTTTGCCCCTTTGGAGAAGGCTAAAGGGAAGGTTTTGGGAAAGCTTGGAGTTTTGGGTTTTACCTCCACCAGTGCAGGAGTTTATAGTGGAGAGCTCGGTGGTTCTTTCTCCCCTCTTTGGTATGTTAAAGGTGGATACGCCCATTCCCTACGCAGAGCACTCTTGGGAGGACAGTTGCCAAGGTTCAAAGCTAAAAGACTGGTGGAAGGAATCCCTAAAACAAATCTCAAAGGAGCTCTTCAAAGACCAAGTGGTGGTCCCCCTTGTGGGAAGGCAGGAGGAAGGGCTCTTGGACCTTGGAACCGCCCATAAGATAGTGAGGTTTTTCTTTTACAAAAAAGGGCAGAGAGTTATCAACCCTCAACCCCACAGGGCATACCTTTTGAGATACATCGCAGAAAAGAGGCTGAGCTTAGAGGAGCTCTCAAAGATAAACTTTTATGATTATAGGGTAAAGGACATAGAAGAGAAGGGAAGGCTAATAAGGGTAATAGTGGAAGGGCAGGGAGCATACATCTGA
- a CDS encoding glycosyltransferase family 2 protein, translated as MLSVVIPAYNEEENIPILYEKLKKVLDSLGEDYEIIFVDDGSTDGTYQRLKQLAEKDSRLKVIRFKRNYGQTAAMSAGFEHAKGDVIITLDADLQNDPEDIPILLEKLKEGYHVVSGWRKDRKDPFLSRKLPSMVANWLISKITGVHLHDYGCTLKAYRAEVVKDLELFGDMHRFLPALTKRRGAKITEVVVRHHPRMFGKSKYGIGRTVRVLLDIMLVKFLNEYINKPLYMFGGVGFLLLALGLFSLFYLIFLKLFFEEPIGRRPLLILSVLFILAGIQLISTGLLAELLIRIYYRTKDAKPYVIQEKINFE; from the coding sequence ATGCTCTCGGTGGTTATCCCCGCCTATAACGAAGAGGAAAACATTCCAATCCTTTACGAAAAGCTCAAAAAGGTTCTGGATAGCTTAGGAGAGGATTACGAGATCATCTTTGTGGATGATGGCTCCACCGATGGCACCTACCAAAGGCTAAAACAGCTGGCGGAGAAGGATAGCCGGCTAAAAGTAATAAGGTTCAAAAGGAACTACGGACAAACCGCCGCCATGTCTGCGGGCTTTGAACACGCAAAGGGAGATGTGATCATCACCTTGGACGCAGACCTACAAAACGACCCCGAAGACATCCCAATACTACTGGAAAAATTAAAGGAAGGCTATCATGTGGTAAGCGGGTGGAGAAAGGACCGAAAGGACCCATTTTTATCAAGAAAGCTTCCTTCAATGGTTGCCAACTGGCTCATATCCAAAATTACCGGCGTGCATCTTCACGATTACGGATGCACCCTAAAGGCATACAGGGCAGAGGTGGTAAAGGATCTGGAACTTTTTGGAGACATGCACAGGTTTTTGCCCGCCCTTACCAAAAGGAGAGGTGCCAAGATCACGGAGGTGGTGGTAAGGCATCATCCGAGGATGTTTGGAAAGTCCAAATACGGCATAGGAAGGACTGTTCGGGTCCTTTTGGACATAATGCTGGTAAAGTTCCTCAATGAGTACATCAACAAGCCCCTTTATATGTTTGGTGGTGTGGGCTTTTTGCTCCTTGCGTTGGGTCTTTTCAGCCTCTTTTACCTGATCTTTTTAAAGCTCTTTTTTGAGGAGCCCATAGGAAGGAGGCCCCTCTTGATCCTTAGCGTCCTTTTTATCCTTGCGGGCATACAGCTCATATCCACTGGGCTTTTGGCGGAGCTTTTGATCCGGATATACTACAGGACAAAGGACGCAAAGCCTTACGTAATCCAAGAAAAGATAAACTTTGAATGA
- a CDS encoding ComF family protein, translated as MRKLLRLLGLAKGNCLNCEKPTVGEEFLCEDCLKELKPQHPMEYTHIPYVFSYRVFGRYEGAIKSLILNAKFENNPYTARFLGKVVKDYLWQYINEIQPDIITFPELNIRRFWLRGFNQVEEILKGAEVPYQRIFERKGFDPPMVKLKSQERLKAVQSHQVRRQWLYALEDKKILVVDDVLTTGQTISHLCQMLLSLGAKETHALFIARSV; from the coding sequence ATGAGAAAACTTTTAAGACTTCTGGGACTTGCTAAAGGAAATTGCCTAAATTGTGAAAAACCCACAGTGGGAGAAGAGTTTTTGTGCGAAGACTGTCTAAAGGAGCTCAAACCCCAGCATCCCATGGAATATACGCACATTCCCTATGTTTTCTCTTACAGAGTTTTTGGAAGGTATGAGGGTGCAATAAAGAGTTTGATCCTCAACGCAAAGTTTGAGAACAACCCATACACCGCAAGGTTCTTGGGCAAGGTGGTAAAGGATTATCTTTGGCAGTACATAAACGAAATCCAGCCGGACATCATAACCTTTCCTGAGCTCAACATTAGAAGGTTTTGGCTAAGAGGCTTCAATCAGGTGGAGGAAATTCTGAAGGGCGCAGAAGTTCCCTATCAGAGAATTTTTGAAAGGAAAGGTTTTGACCCGCCCATGGTAAAGCTCAAAAGTCAAGAGAGGCTAAAGGCTGTACAGAGCCATCAGGTGAGAAGGCAATGGTTATACGCCCTGGAGGATAAAAAAATCTTGGTAGTGGATGATGTGCTAACCACAGGGCAGACCATATCCCACCTTTGCCAAATGTTACTTTCCCTGGGTGCCAAAGAGACCCACGCCTTATTTATTGCACGGTCTGTCTGA